Below is a window of Drosophila nasuta strain 15112-1781.00 chromosome X, ASM2355853v1, whole genome shotgun sequence DNA.
GCATGgcatataaaaatttgtatgatATGATTTTTATAGACTTCAAATCGATTTTTTTACGATCATCGCTGGGTTTTTATGCGCTCGCCGCTGCTTTATGTGACAACTGAAACGGCGGGGTGTCtgccacagtcacagccacagTCAGAGAAGGGGCGAGGCTGCCTCCAATTATGTAATTAGGTGTTAAGGCAAACAAGAGAGacacatatatttatgcatttggCTGCTGTGGCACACAGCGAACCGTTAGAGTGGAGAGTGAACGAATGGCAGGAGGAGCTAACCAAGTTAAAGGTGGAGGTGGAAGAGatgaaggaggaggaggaggatcTTATCGATATGCTGGCATCGAGGGACCATATGCTGCGCTCGAAAAGGCGCAGCCAATATCCGGCCAAAAcgaaaagtaataataaaaaactgaaactgaaactgaagctcgaaaaagtaaaaagtaaagaaagaaACGAAGAAACTCCCAGAGACAGTTGCATGGACTGGCGACCACCTGTTGCATGCTTTTCTATGCGCGCtcaacattttgtatttaatgtcTTCATTGTGCTGTTCACTTTTTGCAAGACTTGAATTATTTGTGACAGGGTCAGGAGATGGTCGTGGTCGTCATCATCGTTGCTGATTAATaaagccagccagccagccagcaacagctgctgcagcagtaacagcaacagcttggCCAATTTGTGCAGCCCGATTTGAAGGGAGGATCGAATAAAGTGTGTACAACAAAtgtgcttttaattttgatcGTTTATTAGCCATATCAACTTAGAGCTTAGTCACTATTTACAACGTTCACTATTTAcatctatgtatgtacattcTACAATTACTTAGTTAACTCAATCTAATTACCGCCCTTCGACGTCGTATAGTGACGATGGAATTGGCAGGCGGTGCGGCATCCGCGGCTGCAGAAGTTACGATCGGCACACATGGCGGCGGCCAGACTCCACTCGGCGATGACCAGGACACGGCAGTAGTCGTGGCACATGTAGCAATCGGGGCGACTGCGGCACAAAGCTGGCGGCGTTTGCTCCGCTAGAGTCTGTTGATAGCAACGCTGGCGACACTGTCGAATCCTCACTTGAAGTGCCAGCGGCAGGGGCTCCTTTAGCAATCTGTTGGCGCTCAGCGCATTGGCACTGACAGCGGCATTCACATCGATGGCTAGCAACCAGATGAGGCAACTGATGCGGAGCAAAAGAGTTGCGTTACGAGACGAGACAGAGGTGTTCATGGCGAAGAGAACTGTTTGCGACAACGTTGCCTTGGCTTCTAAATGGCCTTTGACAATGTGCAGTTGATTTTATACCCGCAAGAGAGATTCATTCATTCGTTCGAGTTGTCGCTAGGAAAATCCCTGCCCGATGGGATTACCTGATAAAAAAGAGATTTAGGCGCCAGGATTGTTTAACTGACAGGTAAAACCAACCAACTTATGACTAGGTAATTGACAACACATGTGCGCAATGAATGCGACGACGCGACGATGGCATATTTCATGAATGACAACCTCGCTTGGAAATCCCTAGGAATTTCTGCTCATTGATTCAGTTGACGGATTTCGTGTGTTTCTACCTGTTTTATTGCCTGTCCGACGCACATACCTGATGTCCAACATCAGGCATGcggatttgttgtttgtgtcgCCCGCATCACACACTGTTTTATTATTGCGTAATGCGGCGGATGCCACTTAAGCATAATTGCAACAATCACTTAAAGCAGGTCATAAAACAGGCCAAGTGCCGTCATCTTTTGTTCAATGAAGGATTTCACATTTCCGCCATTTCTGTTTGCAAGTGACTCCAAGAGGACGCCAGCAAACTGAAGTTGTACAGTTGCCTCATAGATGGCTACGCCAATGTGGAGTTATAACAACTGTTGTCTATTCAACAGATGAcgccacacacaaactcaTAGATGGCGCTAGACTATTTCCGAGCTATTTCATGTTAGAGCATGCTTTTaggttgcaacttgcaacacaaaatttgttgtcCTGCAGTGAAAATCTTTACATTCCAAACAGTTGAAAAGTTGTTCCAAAACTTTTGCTATTAAATCTTTCAAAACCTAGTTCCACAGGATAGAAGTGACAGATGTGAAAACAATCACAAATTGAAAAGGTgctataatatatgtatataatatttgatttttttctctaCTTTATCATTTGCAAAGATCGACTTAATAGATAAGAGTTAGGAAACTCTCAacgcaaaattaaaaaatatttgaatgtcCTTTAACAAGTCGATAGCCcttttaaaaatacaccaaGTGAAAATAGTTCAATCAAATACTCTTACTATTTTGTGGGGTACCATCTGTCTATCTCTATTGacgcaattaaaattatttgctacacatttattaaaactttttttgtgtttggtttAAATACATATGCTACACTACTATGTTCGCCTGGGTTTATCTGCTGTCGCACAGAAAGTTTGTAATGAATTGGATAAAGACTTCTTAAAAGATTTCTGTTGGCTACTGAAGACGCCACGAACAACTAAAAAGTGTCAGTTTATCACGTAAAACAtcaggcgaacataaataagcagcaaacagcaataCAAACAGAAACTTGCGACAAGTGCTTATTAATGAAAACGAAAGAAGTGTTAATCCCCTTGCTATTCTATCATGTTCCCCTGATATTTGAAATGGCCCACAGGGCTTCTTCAAGGAATGCCAAATTAGGTTAAATACCAGGCGTACAACAGTCAGCAACAAGGCAAACAGTCTCCTGCGGACTTACCAGCGCCATCTATGGTTAGATTTGGCAAcgacaatttaaattgttgcagcccgaaagtatgctacaaaatatTGCACATTGGCTTCCTATTAACAAATTGGACACatcccaaaagtatgctataataaaaattatttagaaCACTGcgttatttattacaaattagaCATTGAAAAATTCCAGATTTTAAGCATGGAAATCTATCGATCGACAGAAAATATGGGGTCATGTAAAAATTCCACACgcgtaatttttcagtccgggaCCGTAGAAGTTCTAGAGGATGCACTTCGCTTGACCTGGGCTCCAAAGAAACAGACAGAATGTGGCCAAGAATgttcaaatatatgtaaaaaagGTCTTTGGCAGGATATTTGTCAATTAAAGTGTGCCTAAGTATTCAAAATCGTCCTTCAAATTACAGAGATTCCatagattttttaaatttatgtaattttccAATACTTAGTCCCTTGATATAGGCTTTACccattaataaattaaaaaatatgttacCCCCCTTAGAATCAATTACTTATCAAATTTTAGGAAATTCATCAAGCACATAAAATCTTTGCTAGCTTCAAAATAGCAGAGTTATTTTATTGCCTTTAATCACGCTCAACATATATTGGTTTAAAGAGCTTCAGATAAGTTTTAAGAATACGATAAATTGTTTGTACCTCAGGCAATAAATGACATCTTCTTGCTTCCAGAAGCCTTACTATATAAGATTGTGCTATTATTACTTTTTCGCTGTTTTACTCATCTATGTTATGTATTCGTTGATTAGTGGTTTAAGTTTGTTCTCAAGAAGTTGATGGCGGAACCAAGTACAAGGGAACTAGAAAATTCAAACATGTCGAATTAACATGCAATGTTAAAATTGCAATCTAGAATCCGAAACAAAGCCATAATTAATTGTGCTCACTCACGTGCATCTTATATATtgcataatattaattaatgtattattaaCACATCATCTTAGGCTATTTCATAATTAGATTAGCCATGAAATTCCTATCAATAAGTGTTTGAGCAATTTATGGTAATTGTTcataattatgtttatttttaaatagttgattttggtttttttatgttgaatgtttttattattattatttatgtgtatataaTTTGTCCactataattttcatttaattatgttgttGTATGTCACTTaactaatattttataaaataaattcattaacaATCCGTTCCAACaaattagaaatgtatttCTGCATTTTCCTCTTCAATCCAAGGAAAATTCGCAatcaagccaaaaaaaaagaataaaaaaaaaacaatggaaaataaatataagttaGATATTCTAACATTGTGGGGATTCAATTCAGTTTAACTCTTCGCTTGTTATGAGTTTGTAATGCAGTTTTTTCATTCAGTTTTGTAAACTTGATTTGACTTTGGTATTTTATAATGTTGTGTATCATCGATGAATGATGTTCTGGAATTCGACTTCTTAGCCAATACGTACATGAATCTAATTATATAGCAATTATGCtgtcaaatattattaaatctacgtttaacaattgaaatttgaattgagTTCTTATAAGAAAAATTGGCGAATTGGAAGCGAAAGCGAATTCAACAGGCATGTTCCTAGATGATTAATTGCACTGctactttattaaaaatctgTCT
It encodes the following:
- the LOC132797299 gene encoding uncharacterized protein LOC132797299; this translates as MNTSVSSRNATLLLRISCLIWLLAIDVNAAVSANALSANRLLKEPLPLALQVRIRQCRQRCYQQTLAEQTPPALCRSRPDCYMCHDYCRVLVIAEWSLAAAMCADRNFCSRGCRTACQFHRHYTTSKGGN